A window from Neobacillus sp. PS3-40 encodes these proteins:
- a CDS encoding DUF2621 domain-containing protein, producing the protein MLHGWFLWFILFWTVFLFGSFAIGGFFMFRKFLKKFPKADGKSDMDWEEHYVSESRHLWHDEEKALLEDLVSPVPELFRDVARHKIAGKIGEIALKEKAAKITQELVIKGYIQATPKRDHKFLRKRLIEKEIDATPYQHLF; encoded by the coding sequence ATGCTTCATGGTTGGTTTTTATGGTTTATCCTGTTTTGGACGGTGTTCTTGTTTGGTTCATTCGCGATTGGCGGGTTTTTTATGTTTCGAAAGTTTTTGAAAAAGTTTCCGAAGGCGGACGGTAAGTCGGATATGGATTGGGAAGAACATTATGTAAGTGAGTCTCGACACTTATGGCATGATGAGGAAAAAGCCCTGCTTGAAGACTTAGTTAGTCCTGTCCCTGAACTTTTTCGTGATGTGGCACGGCATAAGATTGCTGGAAAGATCGGAGAGATTGCGTTAAAGGAGAAAGCTGCCAAAATAACGCAAGAGCTTGTGATTAAAGGGTACATCCAGGCAACTCCGAAAAGAGATCATAAATTTTTACGAAAAAGACTGATAGAAAAAGAAATAGATGCCACACCATACCAGCATTTATTCTAG
- a CDS encoding AAA family ATPase: protein MKTISVINYKGGVGKTTLSANIGAELASRGKKVLLIDLDPQTNLTLSLINIEEWKNLEKEKRTIKHWYDDYLDYNIDTSLSNLIITPKEINNHLTYFTQVGKVDLICSHLELINVDMELSSRLGGNTDRTIRNNYLRVVSRLKHKLEEIKNSYHYIIIDCPPNFNLVTQNGMVASDYYLIPAKPDYLSTIGIDTLIRHINTLTEKYNHYVSQTDNSHFPSINPVNLGVVFTMISYYREKPISAQYDYISIVKRNNRTLKNFLRENKTIFSSAPESGIPVVLNINSSQYEMIRNELIELVSEIVEETE, encoded by the coding sequence ATGAAGACCATATCAGTAATTAACTATAAAGGCGGAGTGGGGAAGACCACTTTATCCGCAAATATTGGAGCAGAATTAGCTTCAAGGGGAAAAAAAGTTTTATTAATTGATCTGGATCCACAAACAAATTTAACTTTATCTCTTATTAATATTGAAGAATGGAAAAATCTTGAAAAGGAGAAAAGAACCATCAAACATTGGTATGATGATTATCTTGACTATAATATCGATACTTCACTAAGTAATTTGATTATAACGCCGAAAGAAATTAATAATCATCTAACGTATTTTACTCAGGTTGGAAAAGTCGATTTAATTTGTTCTCATTTAGAGTTAATTAATGTAGATATGGAATTATCCAGCAGACTTGGTGGGAATACGGATAGAACAATTCGGAACAATTATTTACGTGTTGTTTCAAGACTAAAACATAAGTTAGAGGAAATAAAAAATTCTTATCATTATATTATTATTGATTGTCCACCAAATTTTAATCTTGTTACTCAAAATGGTATGGTTGCGAGCGATTATTACCTCATCCCTGCAAAACCAGACTATTTATCAACAATTGGGATTGATACACTCATTCGGCATATTAACACATTAACAGAAAAATATAATCATTATGTTTCTCAAACAGACAATTCTCACTTTCCTTCAATAAACCCAGTTAATTTGGGGGTAGTTTTTACCATGATCTCTTATTATCGTGAAAAACCAATTTCTGCCCAATATGATTATATTTCTATCGTAAAAAGGAACAATCGAACATTAAAAAATTTTCTTAGAGAAAATAAAACAATTTTTTCATCTGCTCCCGAATCAGGCATACCTGTTGTTTTAAATATAAACAGCAGTCAATATGAAATGATTCGAAATGAGTTAATAGAATTGGTAAGTGAAATTGTTGAGGAAACAGAATAG
- a CDS encoding dipeptidase, producing MSQLSEFLSNNQNKNVEELKELLRIPSISSLSEHKEDVQKAASWILNKLKQIGMEHVEIIQTKGHPIIYADLIHQENAPTVLVYGHYDVQPVDPVNLWETPPFEPTIRDEKIFARGATDDKGQMFLHIKAVETLLELNGKLPVNIKFCIEGEEEIGSPNLPHFLTKSKEKLSCDVVVISDSDMWDKGIPAITYSLRGLCSLEVSLKTANSDLHSGMYGGGVQNANHLLVQLLSTLHDSNGKVNVEHFYDEVMVLTEFEKEQIKALGFDEEKLKKSLGLTDLVGGEKNHPYSERISSRPTLEINGLWGGFQGEGTKTVIPNEAHAKITCRLVNNQDPKKIQELVKKHLDEHAPKGCTVKVSVGDVGNPFLTPIDSPMIQKAAEAYKKVYEKSPVYKREGGSIPIVSDFSQILNVPVVLMGFGLPDENLHAPNEHFHLENFDKGILTICAFLELI from the coding sequence GTGAGTCAATTATCCGAGTTTTTATCAAATAACCAAAATAAAAATGTCGAGGAATTAAAAGAATTGCTTCGTATTCCAAGCATTAGTTCTTTATCTGAACATAAAGAGGACGTTCAAAAAGCAGCTTCATGGATTTTGAATAAATTAAAACAAATCGGAATGGAACATGTTGAAATCATCCAAACAAAAGGTCACCCTATTATTTATGCCGACTTGATTCATCAGGAAAATGCACCCACTGTTTTAGTTTATGGTCATTATGATGTACAGCCTGTTGACCCTGTTAATTTGTGGGAAACTCCTCCTTTTGAACCGACCATTCGTGATGAAAAGATTTTTGCTAGAGGGGCAACAGACGATAAAGGACAGATGTTCCTCCATATCAAGGCAGTGGAAACCCTTTTGGAGTTAAATGGGAAATTGCCTGTAAACATTAAATTTTGCATTGAAGGAGAAGAAGAAATCGGAAGTCCCAATCTTCCGCACTTTTTAACTAAAAGTAAAGAAAAATTATCCTGTGATGTGGTTGTTATTTCCGATTCTGATATGTGGGACAAAGGGATTCCGGCTATCACCTATTCCTTAAGAGGTCTTTGTTCGCTGGAAGTTTCTCTTAAAACGGCTAACTCTGATTTGCATTCGGGCATGTACGGTGGGGGAGTTCAAAACGCTAATCATTTATTGGTGCAGTTGCTTTCTACCCTTCATGATTCAAATGGGAAAGTAAATGTCGAACATTTTTATGATGAAGTCATGGTACTGACAGAATTTGAAAAGGAACAAATTAAAGCATTAGGTTTTGATGAAGAAAAGTTAAAAAAATCGTTAGGGTTAACGGATTTGGTCGGAGGAGAAAAAAATCATCCATACTCCGAGAGAATCAGTTCCCGTCCTACATTAGAAATTAACGGCTTATGGGGCGGATTTCAGGGGGAAGGAACAAAAACCGTGATCCCGAACGAGGCACATGCTAAAATAACCTGCCGTCTAGTCAACAATCAAGATCCTAAAAAGATACAGGAATTAGTTAAAAAACATCTAGATGAACATGCACCAAAGGGATGCACGGTAAAAGTGTCTGTTGGAGATGTGGGCAACCCATTCTTAACCCCCATCGATAGTCCGATGATCCAAAAAGCTGCTGAAGCTTATAAAAAAGTGTATGAAAAATCGCCAGTTTACAAAAGAGAAGGCGGCTCAATTCCGATTGTATCCGATTTTAGCCAAATACTAAATGTTCCCGTGGTCTTAATGGGATTCGGTTTGCCGGATGAAAATCTCCACGCACCTAATGAGCATTTTCACTTAGAAAACTTTGATAAAGGTATCTTAACGATTTGCGCCTTTTTAGAACTGATTTAA
- a CDS encoding methyltransferase domain-containing protein gives MDKKYTEMNAKTIDKWVDEGWMWGKPISHEIFEKAKNNEWCVVLTPTKPVPKEWFFEMRNAEILGLACGGGQQIPIFSALGAKCTVLDYSEKQLLSEKEVAKRENYEIKTVRADMTKPLPFGDESFDVIFHPVSNCYVEDVLPIWKECYRVLKKGGILLAGLDNGVNYIFNDEETMVTRKLPFNPLKDEHLYKESIKNDWGIQFSHTIEEQIGGQLQAGFVLTDIFQDTNGSGRLHEFNIPTFYATRSIKM, from the coding sequence TTGGATAAGAAATATACAGAAATGAACGCCAAAACTATTGATAAGTGGGTTGATGAAGGATGGATGTGGGGGAAACCAATTAGTCATGAAATTTTTGAAAAAGCTAAAAATAATGAGTGGTGTGTGGTATTAACCCCAACCAAACCAGTACCTAAGGAATGGTTTTTCGAAATGAGGAATGCTGAAATACTAGGTTTAGCTTGTGGCGGTGGTCAACAAATACCTATTTTTTCAGCATTAGGTGCAAAATGTACAGTACTAGATTATTCAGAAAAGCAATTGTTGAGTGAAAAAGAAGTAGCCAAAAGAGAAAATTATGAGATCAAAACGGTTAGAGCAGATATGACAAAACCGTTGCCGTTTGGGGATGAATCCTTTGACGTGATTTTTCATCCAGTTTCCAACTGTTATGTTGAAGATGTTCTTCCTATTTGGAAAGAATGTTACAGGGTGTTGAAAAAAGGAGGAATCCTTTTGGCAGGACTTGATAATGGTGTGAATTATATTTTTAATGATGAAGAAACAATGGTAACCCGTAAACTTCCATTTAATCCATTGAAGGATGAGCATCTGTATAAGGAATCAATAAAAAATGATTGGGGAATCCAATTTTCACACACCATTGAAGAACAGATAGGGGGACAATTACAAGCGGGTTTCGTACTTACAGATATATTTCAAGATACAAACGGATCGGGTAGACTTCATGAATTCAATATCCCAACTTTTTATGCAACAAGATCAATAAAAATGTAG
- a CDS encoding VOC family protein, with protein sequence MSKINQKIIPHLWYDKEAKEAAEFYASIFPNSKITDLTTIQDTPSGNSDIVTFELWGQKFMAISAGPYFKFNPSVSFIVNFDPSREKDAGEKINGVWNKLSEGGTVLMPLDKYPFSEKYGWIQDKYGLSWQLMLTNPEGEERPAIVPSLLFVGDQCGNAEEAIQFYLAVFKNAKQGHIARYPKGMDPDKEGTIMFSDFSLENQWFAAMDSAHEHKFSFNEAISFMVYCDTQEEIDFFWEKLSAVPEAEQCGWLKDQFGISWQIAPSEMDEMMRNGRPEQLARVTKAFLKMKKFDLAELRKAYKG encoded by the coding sequence ATGTCAAAAATAAATCAAAAAATCATTCCGCATTTATGGTATGACAAGGAGGCAAAAGAAGCAGCTGAGTTTTATGCTTCCATATTCCCTAATTCAAAAATTACGGATTTAACAACAATCCAAGACACACCTTCAGGCAATTCCGATATTGTCACTTTTGAGCTTTGGGGACAGAAGTTCATGGCAATTAGCGCGGGGCCTTACTTCAAGTTTAATCCGTCGGTTTCTTTTATCGTTAATTTTGATCCGTCACGAGAAAAAGATGCAGGAGAAAAAATAAACGGGGTTTGGAACAAATTGTCCGAAGGTGGCACAGTGTTAATGCCACTTGATAAGTATCCATTCAGTGAGAAATATGGCTGGATTCAAGATAAATATGGTTTGTCCTGGCAGTTAATGCTAACTAATCCAGAAGGCGAAGAGCGGCCAGCTATAGTGCCGTCACTTTTGTTTGTCGGTGATCAATGTGGCAATGCAGAAGAGGCAATTCAGTTTTATTTAGCAGTATTTAAGAACGCTAAGCAGGGACATATTGCCCGCTATCCTAAAGGGATGGATCCTGACAAAGAAGGGACCATCATGTTCTCTGATTTTAGCTTGGAAAATCAGTGGTTCGCTGCAATGGATAGCGCACATGAACATAAATTCAGTTTTAACGAGGCAATCTCATTTATGGTATATTGCGATACACAAGAAGAGATTGATTTCTTCTGGGAAAAGCTATCTGCGGTTCCTGAAGCCGAGCAATGCGGGTGGTTGAAAGATCAGTTTGGCATATCTTGGCAGATTGCGCCTAGTGAGATGGACGAAATGATGAGAAATGGCAGACCTGAGCAACTTGCACGCGTAACGAAAGCATTTCTTAAAATGAAGAAATTTGATCTTGCGGAATTACGGAAAGCGTACAAGGGATAA
- a CDS encoding SprT family zinc-dependent metalloprotease → MIHTFSGETISFDIIYKNRTTMGIYIDLYGNVEVQVPKGTSEEFVFQLLEEKWTLIQQRIKEMKDRTAGHKERVYDQGGSFLYLGNAISILISQDTDIKKDKVVLEGNKLHIYVKDHDEERIKQALKRFYYQQCKAFVERRIQFYQSNFKVKPRSIRISDNKSNWGTCDSMRQLTFNWKLAMAPLEVIDYVVVHEMCHMVHLNHDRSFWRLVGKILPDYEQRENWLALSSWKMIV, encoded by the coding sequence ATGATACATACATTTTCGGGTGAGACTATCAGCTTTGATATTATTTACAAGAATCGTACAACCATGGGCATTTATATAGATCTTTATGGAAATGTTGAAGTGCAGGTTCCTAAAGGGACATCTGAAGAATTTGTCTTTCAATTGTTAGAGGAAAAATGGACTTTAATCCAACAAAGAATAAAAGAAATGAAGGATAGAACTGCTGGGCACAAGGAGAGAGTTTATGACCAAGGTGGAAGCTTTCTTTATTTAGGAAACGCTATTTCCATTCTGATCTCTCAAGATACAGATATCAAGAAAGACAAAGTTGTGTTAGAAGGGAATAAGTTACACATATATGTTAAAGATCATGATGAGGAAAGAATAAAACAAGCCTTAAAACGGTTTTATTATCAGCAGTGTAAGGCGTTCGTAGAGAGGCGTATTCAATTTTATCAAAGCAACTTTAAAGTAAAACCACGATCTATACGTATTTCTGATAATAAGAGTAATTGGGGAACCTGTGATTCAATGCGACAATTAACATTCAATTGGAAGCTAGCGATGGCTCCACTTGAGGTGATCGACTACGTTGTCGTTCATGAAATGTGCCATATGGTCCATCTGAATCACGATCGATCCTTTTGGCGTCTTGTTGGTAAAATACTACCCGATTATGAACAACGGGAAAACTGGTTAGCTTTATCAAGTTGGAAAATGATCGTGTAA
- a CDS encoding thiamine pyrophosphate-dependent dehydrogenase E1 component subunit alpha, giving the protein MRTLESKDVALTKEKAQWMYQKMLEIRIFEDRVHELFAQGILPGFVHLYAGEEAVAVGVSAHLTDKDTIVSTHRGHGHCIAKGCDLNGMMAEIYGKVTGLCRGKGGSMHIADLDKGMLGANGIVGGGFPLACGSALTAKYKKTENVSVCYFGDGAQNHGTFHEGVNLAAIWKLPVIFVAENNGYGESTPFSYASSCNSIVDRAIGYNIPAIKVDGKDVLAVYQAAEEAILRARRGEGPTLIECITYRNYGHFEGDAQKYKPEQEKAEHKLEKDAIRLYRNYLVSEQLLAEKELIDLEESVEEAVNQAVKFSEESPYPDATDLLTDVYVSY; this is encoded by the coding sequence ATGAGAACGTTGGAAAGCAAAGATGTAGCTTTAACAAAGGAAAAAGCACAATGGATGTATCAAAAAATGTTAGAAATCCGTATTTTTGAGGATAGGGTTCATGAGTTATTTGCACAAGGAATCCTACCAGGGTTTGTTCATTTATATGCTGGGGAAGAAGCTGTAGCTGTGGGTGTTTCTGCCCATTTAACGGATAAAGATACTATTGTAAGTACTCATCGAGGACATGGTCATTGCATTGCCAAAGGCTGCGATTTAAACGGAATGATGGCTGAAATTTATGGTAAAGTCACAGGATTATGTCGAGGTAAGGGCGGATCGATGCATATAGCAGATCTTGACAAAGGTATGCTTGGTGCTAATGGAATTGTCGGTGGGGGCTTTCCGCTTGCATGCGGTTCTGCTTTAACAGCAAAGTATAAAAAGACGGAAAATGTAAGCGTTTGCTATTTTGGCGATGGTGCACAAAACCATGGGACTTTCCATGAAGGAGTTAATCTAGCTGCTATTTGGAAGCTTCCAGTCATTTTTGTTGCTGAAAATAACGGGTATGGAGAATCTACACCATTTTCCTACGCATCCAGTTGTAATTCCATTGTAGATCGTGCGATTGGCTATAATATCCCAGCTATCAAGGTTGATGGCAAGGATGTATTAGCTGTCTACCAGGCTGCAGAAGAGGCCATTCTAAGAGCGCGTCGTGGAGAAGGTCCAACCCTAATTGAGTGTATTACCTACCGGAATTATGGCCACTTTGAAGGAGACGCCCAAAAATACAAACCAGAACAAGAAAAGGCAGAGCATAAGCTAGAAAAAGATGCGATTCGTCTATATAGAAATTATTTAGTAAGCGAGCAGCTACTTGCTGAAAAAGAATTAATCGATTTAGAGGAATCAGTTGAAGAAGCAGTTAATCAAGCGGTTAAGTTTAGTGAAGAGAGTCCGTATCCAGATGCAACTGATTTGTTAACCGATGTATATGTGTCCTATTAA
- a CDS encoding alpha-ketoacid dehydrogenase subunit beta: MTRKLSMSAAINEAMKLAMRKDENVILLGEDVAGGAEIEHLQGEDAWGGVLGVTKGLVQEFGRERILDTPITEAGYMGAAMAAASTGLRPIAELMFNDFIGSCLDEVLNQGAKFRYMFGGKAQVPVTIRTMHGAGFRAAAQHSQSLYALFTAIPGVKVVVPSTPYEAKGLLLAAIEDNDPVIFFEDKTLYNMIGDVPEEYYTIPLGKADIKRDGSDVTIVAIGKQVHTALEAAEQLSKKGIEVEVVDPRSLSPLDEGAILSSVAKTNRLIIIDEANPRCSIATDIAALVADKGFDYLDAPIKRITAPHTPVPFSPALEDIYLPKAETVVSVVTELVGARLEV, from the coding sequence ATGACTAGAAAATTAAGTATGTCAGCTGCTATAAATGAGGCTATGAAACTCGCAATGCGTAAGGATGAAAATGTCATTCTACTGGGCGAAGACGTAGCAGGTGGGGCTGAAATTGAACACTTACAGGGCGAGGATGCATGGGGAGGAGTACTGGGGGTTACGAAAGGGCTTGTGCAGGAATTTGGCCGTGAGCGAATTTTAGATACACCGATTACTGAAGCTGGGTATATGGGTGCTGCAATGGCGGCTGCATCAACAGGGCTAAGGCCAATTGCTGAGTTAATGTTTAACGACTTTATTGGAAGCTGCTTAGATGAGGTATTAAATCAGGGGGCAAAGTTTCGGTATATGTTTGGAGGCAAAGCACAGGTTCCAGTCACGATTAGGACAATGCACGGCGCTGGATTTAGAGCGGCTGCCCAGCATTCTCAAAGTTTATATGCATTGTTTACTGCGATCCCAGGTGTGAAGGTGGTCGTTCCGTCCACACCTTATGAAGCAAAGGGATTATTGCTTGCTGCAATCGAAGATAATGATCCAGTCATCTTTTTCGAAGATAAGACACTTTATAATATGATAGGTGATGTTCCAGAAGAATATTATACGATTCCATTAGGCAAAGCAGATATCAAGCGGGATGGATCTGACGTGACGATTGTTGCGATTGGTAAACAAGTGCATACCGCTTTAGAAGCAGCTGAACAGCTTTCTAAAAAAGGGATTGAAGTGGAAGTAGTTGATCCTCGCAGCTTGTCACCATTAGATGAAGGAGCCATTCTTTCGTCTGTAGCAAAAACGAACCGTCTAATCATAATTGATGAAGCGAATCCAAGATGTAGTATTGCTACTGATATCGCAGCTCTTGTTGCAGATAAAGGATTCGATTATCTTGATGCACCAATCAAACGTATCACGGCACCGCACACTCCAGTACCGTTCTCTCCAGCGCTGGAGGATATATATCTTCCTAAAGCAGAGACAGTGGTCAGTGTGGTAACAGAACTAGTAGGTGCACGACTAGAAGTGTAA